Genomic DNA from Azospirillum sp. B510:
AGCAGCGCGCCGCGCGAAACGGTCGCCCCCGGTTCGAGCAGCATGGCGTCGAGCAGACGCATCTCCGACGAGGTGACCTGCACCGTCCGCCCACGGGGGTCGCGCAGCAGCCAGTCCACATGGTCCAGCACCCAGGCGTCGGCCGCCGGACTCTCCACGGCGGCGACCCGGCCCGACGCCGGGCTCTCGCTTGCCGCCGCCGTCCGTCTGGGCAGCCGCCCGACCAGATTGAGCAGGGCGGCGGCCAATTCGCGACAATCCACCGGCTTGACGAAATAAAGGTCGGCGCCGCTCTGAAACCCCTTGATGCGGTCTTCGGAGGCGCCGCGGGCGGTCAGCATCACCACGCCGATCTCCCGCCGTCGGCGCAGAAGGGAGGCGATCTCGAATCCCTCCTGATCCGGCAGCCCGACATCGATCACCGCCACATCGATATCCATGGTCGCCAACGCCTGGAAGAACTCCAACGCCGTGCCGACGCCGATGGTGGTGAACCCCGTCAGCTTCAGATATTCCTCGATGCTCTCGCGCAGGTCGCCGTCATCCTCGACCAGGATCACGCGCGGCCGCAAGGCGCCTGCTTGATCATGCCCGGCCATGCCTGCGGGCTTCGGATCGGTCATTTCCATCTCCCTCCCCCCTAACTCTCTCCGGTGACCGCCGGGGCGCCGGCCGCCCCCATGTCCAATGCCGGGATTTCAACCGTTGCCGTGGTCCCCACCCCGATCCGGCTCGCCAGGGACAGGCGGCCGCCATGCAGTTCGACGATGCGCCGGGCAAGCGCCAGCCCGATGCCGGTTCCCGGCATGCTCTGAGCCTGCTGCGACCGGAAGAACTTGCCGAACACCCGTGGCAGATCGGCCTCGGCGATCCCCATGCCGCGATCATTCACCTCCACCCGCAGCCAACCCTCCGCCATCGTAACGCCGATCCGTACCGGCCGGTCGGCCGGCGAGTATTTCAGCGCATTGTCGAGCAGATTGACGAACACCGTGGTCAGCAGCGGCCGGTCGGCCAGCAGCATGACATCCGCAGCGCCCCCTCCCACCGGCCGCTCATCCATCGCCCAGCCGTCCGTCGCCCGGTCCTCCATCGGTTGGCCTTCGGTCAGGACGATCACGCGGTCCGGGGAGTGGCTGCGCACGATCGACAGCGCCTCGTCCAGGCACTCGGACAGGGCCATCGGCTTCCTGGTCGCCGCCAGCCCGTCGACATCGATCCGCGCGCGCTGCAAGCCGACATCGACGATCTCGACCAACCGGTGAACCGCCCGTCTCATGCGGGCGAGCGGGCGTTCAAGCCCGCTGCGGTCGACGCCGTCCATATCGCTCCCGATCCGCAGAGCCAGCACGTCCAGGCTGGCGCTGATCACGGACAGCGGGGTGCGGTATTCGTGCGAGATCATGTCGACGAACTGGGTGCGGTCGCGGGCCGCCTGCCGTTCCGCCATCAGCGCCTCCTCGAGCTGGTGCGTGGCCTCCATCAGCTGCCGCGTGCGGCCGGCGGCGAGGGTCTGGGCATGCTCCTCGGCATCGCGTGCCGCCGCCAGCGCCGCCTGCTGCGCCTCCCGCCAGTCGCGCTCGGCCTGCTTGACCCGCTGGGCGAGGCTGAGGGTCATCAGCAGCATGTGGAATAGCGCCCCCGCCATGTTGCCGTATTCGATGGACTCGATCATCGGCAGAAGCCCGACATTGCGCAGCAGAAGCATCACGCCGCCGACAAGCGGCAGCAGGAAGGCCAGCAGCCACAGCCGGGCCTGACGATGCCCGCGCAGCGCCAGCCTGAGCGACAGCAGCGCCGCCAGGATGAACAGCATGGCGGCGACGAACTGGATAACGGCGCCGATCGCCGCATACTGCCCGGCGAGTGCGACCAGGGTGCCGGCCAGACCGACCGCGACCATGACGGTGATCGTCCCCCGCAGCACCGGATTGCCCCGCCGCAGATCGAACAGCGCCCCGGTGAACAGCGCCCCGAACAGCAAGACCGCGCACAGCGCCGTCCCGATCAGCCAGTCGGCGATGCGGTGCGCGCCGGATGGCCACAGCAGGAACAGCATTCCGCTGACCGGCAGGTTGCCCGCCAGCATCGCCAGCACGTAAAGGCCATACCAGCCATAGACCCGATCACGCAGCCACAGCCAGAAGACGAGGTTGATGGTGCCGATCATGACGGCGATGCCGAACCAGGCGCCGAGGACGGACAGGTCCAGCGTTGCATGCGTCATGAAGGCGGACGGCGACCACAGCCGCAGACTGAGCGCCGTGGTCCGCGCCGTGGCGATGCGGATCAGGATCACCGTCTCGCGACCGGAGCGCAGGGTCACGGGAACGACGAGGGAGGGAAACGGAATCGGCCGCCCGGCATAGGGCAGACCATCTCCCAGGACCGTCTCGACGAACGCGCCGTCATCGTCACCGGCCGGCGCATAGACGCGCAGTTCGTTCAGATAGGGCGGCTTCATCTCCAGCAGACGGTCGATCGCCGCCGGCGCGGCGGATGGTGAGGCGGCGGGCGCCGTGTCGGATGGCGAATAACGCAGGCGGATACGGACCCAGGTCGCCCCGGAAACGAATCCGTGGGCGAGGAAGCCGGGAATCGGCCGGAACGAGCCGGCCGCCGGACCGGAGCGCAGGTCGTCCAGGCCCAGCCCGCCGCCCGGGTCGGACAGAACCTCCAGATGGCCCGCCAGCGACAGCGACTGATCCTCCCCCCGGACGGTCAGCGGGGCCGCCGGCGGGGGCGGATCCACCGGAACCGCCCTGACCAGCCACGGCGCGGCCAGCACCACGGTCAATGCCACGGCCAGAGGACCGACCAGCAGCCCGATGACGACACCCCTTCGCACCGTCCGCTCCCCCGCCTTTTCCGGCACCGGCCTGCCGGGCCGCGCAAGCTTAATTCATTGCGGGCATTTCCGAACGAACTGCACGCCAACCGCATTCTTCCACAGATAACAAAAACAACATCAAGTCATACCCGCCGAATCCATCGAGCCATTCAATTACAATCACGAAATGATACAAAAGACATCACTATTCATTCTGCATACCGCGGTGTGGTTAGATATTGTGATGTTTGTTGATATAGATCACCTGTACCTTTCATCCAAAGAAGAGCTAGATATTGGCCGGGCCTTATTGCTCTTGAAATTATCGATATCTACCCCGGGGCATGGTCACCAGTGGGCAGCCCCCATTCTCATTCCTGCGGAGACGGATATGGCGACCCAGACCGGTACGAAGCCAAACATCATTCTGCTGACCCTGGATGAAATGCGCTTTCCCAGCGAATTTCCCAACGGTGTCCAGTCCGCCGGGGAATTCCTGGCGAAATACATGCCCTATACCCACCGGATGCTTTGGGAGAAGGGGGTGAAGTTCAGCAACTACCAGACCGCCGCGGCCGACTGCACGCCGTCCCGCGGGGTCATGGCGACCGGTCTCTACGCGCAGCAGACCTGGCTGATGCTGACGCGCGCCAACATGTTCAACGCGCAAAGCACGGCGGCGCCGCAGCCATCCCTGGAGACGGCCTTTCCGACCTACGGCAAGCTGCTGCGCGAACAGGGGTACGACACACCCCTGATCGGCAAGTGGCACATGTCGAACTACCCCGCCGGCCCGACCTCGGCCGCCGCCTACGATTACCTGGAACCCTACGGCTTCGAGGGGCTGACCATGCCGGACCCGCTGGGTCAGCCGGGCCAGGGATCGGGCGCCACTGTGGCAAGCCCTCCGCCGGTCGGCGCCGACCCGGTCCTGAGCGATGCGAACATCGTAGCCCAGGCGAATTACTGGCTGAAGAGCCGTTCGAGCAGCGGCAACCAGAAGCCGTTCTGCCTGACGGTTGGGCTGGTGAACCCCCATGACAAGCAGTTCTTCTGGGCCGGCATCGAGGGCGCCGTCTATCAGGAGCAATACAAGAAGGCCGGCAAGACGGCGCCGGTCGCCTACACCGGCATCGTCGCCGGCCAGTCCGACCCGCCGGACTACGGCTATCAGCTGCCGGCGAACTGGCAGCCGGCCGACGCGCTGCTGGAAAGCGGGGTGAAGCTGCCCCGGCTGGGCCGCGATTTCTTCTCCTATGTGATGACCGGCGACGTCAGCGACGATCCCAACCAGACCGATTTCACCATGGCGCCCACCCCGGTGACGGATAGCGTGGTTCCCTATGCCCCCTTCGGCTATTGGACGAAGGCGCTGGACATGTACACCTGGGCGATGAATCAGGTGGACATCCAGATCGGCCAGCTGATCGGCAACCTGCCCGAGGATCTCGCCGCCAACACCGTGATCGTGTTCACCTCCGACCATGGCGAATATGCCAGCGCCCATGGTTTGCAGGGCAAGGGCTTCAGCGTCTACAAGGAATGCCTGAACGTTCCCCTGATCGTCGTCGATCCGCGTCCGGACGGCGTGGTTTCCGCGCCGGACATCATCCGCGAACAGCTCGCGTCCTCCGTCGATCTGGTTCCGCTGCTGGTGTCGATCGCCCGCGACGGCACCGAATGGATGCAGGAGGAGCCTTACAAGGCGCTCTACGGAACGCGGGCGCGCCTGCTCGACATCCTGCGCGACCCCGGTGCGCCGGGCCGCAAATACGCCCTCTACACGACGGACGAGGCGTTTCCGACCAGCTACAACTACCTGAACGCTCCGTTCCACGCCATCGGGGTGGTCACGCAACAGGGCAAGCTCGGCACCTATGCCTTCTGGGATCCCAGCACGAATGGCGGGCAGCCCCTGAAAGCCGGCCAGGAGGTCGAGTATTACGACTACACCGCCCCGGATGGCAAACTGGAAATGACCAGTACGGCCGACAGTCCGGCGGCGCGGGAGCTGCTCCACACGCTGATGACCACGCTTCTTCCCGATGAGCTTCAGGCGCCTTTGCCGGAGCAGTATCAGGCGGCGCAGCAGAATGCCCTGGACGCCTATTGGAAGTATGTGAAGGGGATCGACGCGGTGTCGATGATCGGCGGCCGCAGCAGCTGACGCCACCCCGGGGCTGGAGCGTCCCGCGGCCGAAAGGACACCGGGTTACTTGTTCGGTTGCGGAACGCTTTCGGGAGGTGAGCTGTTGGGCTATCCATAAAGCCGGGCATGGATGACGCTGGCGCCGCCGGGTCGGCGTGTGCATGCCAGTCGGACGGGCCAGTCGGGCGGCCAAGGCAAGTTCTTCCATAGGGAAAGTTTCATCGAACCGCCGGGTCCGGCCTCAGCCGGCGGAGCGGACCTTATGGACGAACGAGTCCACCGCCGCGCCGAGCCGGGTGGATTCCCCGACCAGACCGTTGGCGGCCGCCAGCACCAGATCGGCGATGGTTCCGGTCTCGTTGGCCCCGTCGATGACGTCGTCGATGATGGTGCGGACGTCGCCGGCGCCGCTGGCCGCGCGGCTGGCGCTCTCGGCGATTTCCTGGGTCGCCTGGCTTTGTTCCGTCACGGCGACGCTGATCGCGCCGGAGATCTCCGACATGCTGGCGATCACGCTTCCGACCCCGTGGATCGCCTCGGCGGCCTTGGCGGCGGCGGCGCGGATGTCCTCGATATGCCGTTCCACCCCCAGGATCGCGTCGGAGGTCTGCCGGGCCAGCGCCTTGACCTCCTGGGCGACGACGGCGAATCCCTTGCCCGCCTCGCCCGCGCGGGCCGCCTCGATGGTGGCGTTCAGCGCCAGCAGATTGGTGCGTCCGGCGATGGAGTCGATCAGACGCACCACCTCCCCCACCCGCTCGGCCGCCTTCAGCAATTCATCCATCGCCTCTTCGGAGCGGCGCGCGCCGGTGACGGCGTTTGCCGCGATCCGTTCCGACGCGACCACCCGTTCGCCGATGTCGCGGATGCTGGCGGAGAGCTGTTCCGCCACCTCCGCCACCACGTCCACGCTCCTGGCGGCCTGGCCGGCGCTGCCGGCGGCGTCGGTGGAACGCCGGTTTGCGGTGCCGGCGACCGCCGCCAGCTCGTCCGCCGTCCGACGCATGTGCGCCGCCGCCGTTCCCACCGACTGGACGACATCGGCGATTTCGGCCTTCAGGCTGTCGGCCAGCCGCTCCAGCGTCAGCCGCTTGTCCGCCTCGGCCGCGGCCTGCAACCGATCCTGCTCGGCGCGCAGCCGCTCGGCCTCGTTCATCGCCCGCTGGAACACCATCACGGCGCGGGCGGTCGCGCCGATCTCGTCCCGACGCTCGACGCCGTGGATGGCGATGCCCAGCTCGCCGTCGGCCAGCCGGGTCAACGCCCGGACGGCGCGGCCCAGGGGTCGCGACACGGAATAGAGCGCCAGCAGCAGGGCCAGCACCAGCGTCAGCCCCGCCCCGGCGGCCCCGCTGGTCACCGTCACGCGGATCGTCTCGTCATAGCGGGCCTGGGCCGAGCGGTCGGCGGCCTCGATCGCCTGATGCACGTCGCCGCTCAACCCTTCGAACTGGGAAATGACGAAGCTGGGATCGAGACGCCCGCTGCTGAGGATATTGGCGGCGGCGGCGCGGTCGCCCTTCTCCACCTCCGCCCGCGCCTCGTCCACGACGGTCATCAGGGTGATGAACTGGGCGATGCCGGAGTCGATATCCTGGTCGCGTTGCGGCAGGATCAGCTTCAGGACCTCGGCATTGGCGACGAAACTCTGCTTGAGCGTCTCCAGGTCGCGCTTCAGGAAGCCGAGATTTTCCGGATCCTCCTCGGCGACCATCTCCCGCACCATACCGTTGATCGAGCGGGCGGCGCCGGACGCGGCATAGGCGGCCTTGCCCCGCTCCGACAGATCGACCACCCGCTGATAATCGTCCTTGATCTGAGCGGTCTGCGCGATGCCGTACCACAAGGTCGCCACCGACACCCCCATCATGATCGCCAGGGGAACCATGATCTTCACCACGATCGGCAGATGGTTCCACGGGACGAACAGACGGCGGAGGAGCGGCCTGATCACGGGCGGCCGCGAGACAGGCTGATGCGTCGGTCCTTCGCGGCGCTCGTCCATCGCATCCTCCTCCCTGGGCCAAAGCGGGGGCATCATGATTGCAGAGCGCGCCGGATCAACCGGCTGACCTCCCCATCGTGGCGGAAGCCGGCTGCCTGCGCCGCCGTGGCGTCGAGCGGCGGATAGGCGCCGAACCCCGCCTCCAGCGCCGGATCGGGCGCATAGCTGATCAGGCCGCGGCGATCCTCGCCAAACATCGCGGCCAGACCGTCCACCAGCTCGGCGATGCTCAGCCGCAGCACCGGAAGCGTGAACTCGCGCCGGGCGGCCAGGACCGAGGACGGCAAGGCGGCGGCGTGCAGGAGGTTGTCGACGCAGGCCCCGACCGACATCCACCAGGCGACCGCCCGCGGCGACACCGGACAGACGAAGGGCCGCCCTTCCGACAAGGTCCAGAAGATCTCGCTCATGAAGGCCGACAGCAGGCCGTTCGGCGCCGGGGGCCGGGCGACGATGCCGGGAAGCCGCAAGGCGCAGCCATCGACCCAGCCGCGCCGGGCGTAGTCGCGCAGCAGGACCTCGGCGGCCAGCTTCTGCGCGCCATAGCTCAGCGACGGGCGTAGCGGGGTGGCGTCGTCCACCAGGGCCGGCAGCGGAGAGCCATACACCGCGATGGTGCTGGTGAAGACCAGCCGCGCCGGCGGCAGATCGGGGTTGGCGACCGCATGGCGGCGCAGCAGCTCCAGCAGCTCCAGCGTCGCCTGCAGATTGACGTCCAACCCCAGCTCGTACTGCCGTTCGGCGGCGCCGCCGGGAATGCTGGCGAGGTGGAAGACCGCGTCGCAGCCATCCTCCAGCGCGGTCGCCAGAACGCCGTCCTCGGCGATCGAACCCGTCACCCGGCGCACGCGGGGGTCGTCCGCCATCCGATCATCCAGCGTCAGATCGACCAGCGTCAGAGCCTCAACCGTCCCGTCGACCAGCAGCCGCCGGGTCAGCGCCCGGCCGACGAAGCCGTTCGCCCCGGTGATGACGATGCGTTTCATGAAGACCTCACAAATCCAGAACCAGCCGGCCGCTCCGCGCCCGCGAACAGCAGGGGGTAAAACGGTCGTTGGCCGCGCGTTCGGCCTCGGTCAGGAACAGGTCGCGATGATCGGGGATCCCCGACAGGACCGGCGTCACGCAGGTGCCGCAGACGCCCTGTTCGCAGGACACCGGGATCTCGATCCCCTGCCCGGCCAGCACGTCGATCACCCGCTCCTCCGGCCCGACCCGGTAGACCGCGCCGGTGCTGGCGATCTCCACCTCGAAGGCGCCGTCCTGCGAAACGGCGGGGGCCGGCGCCGCGCCGAAATACTCCCGATGCAGCCGCTCTTCCGCCCACCCCTGCGCCGTCGCGGTCTCCAGGATATGGGCGATGAAGGGAGCCGGACCACAGACGTAGAGATGGGCGTCCGCCGCCGGATCGGCCAGAATCCTCCGGGCGTCCAGACGTTCCGTGGCCGGCGCGTCGTCGAACCAGAGCCAGCTGCGCCCGGCGAAGGGCGGCGCGATGAACCGCTCGCGGAAGGCCATGCGGTTGCGGGTGCGGGCGGCGTAGTGCAAGTCGAACGGGCGACCCAGCGTCACCAGCCGTTCCGCCATGCACAGGATCGGCGTGATGCCGATGCCGCCAGCGAACAGCAGCGTCTTCCCCGCCGTCTCGTTCAGGGGGAACAGGTTGCGCGGCTCGCCGACCTCCAGCCGGTCGCCCTCCTGCACCCGGTCGTGCATTGCGATGGAGCCGCCGCGTGACGCCGGGTCGCGCAGGACCGCGATGACGTAGCGGTGGCGCTCCTCGGGCGAGTTGCACAGCGAATATTGCCGGACGAGTCCGTCCGCCACCCGCACATCGATGTGCGCCCCGGCGGTGAAGGCCGGAAGCGGCCCGCCGTCCGGCCGCGTCAGTTCGAACAGCCGGATGTCCTCGGCGATCAGGCGGACGCGGGTGACCAGAAGCTCCATCATGCGCCGGCCGCCTCCGGCGCGC
This window encodes:
- a CDS encoding methyl-accepting chemotaxis protein codes for the protein MIRPLLRRLFVPWNHLPIVVKIMVPLAIMMGVSVATLWYGIAQTAQIKDDYQRVVDLSERGKAAYAASGAARSINGMVREMVAEEDPENLGFLKRDLETLKQSFVANAEVLKLILPQRDQDIDSGIAQFITLMTVVDEARAEVEKGDRAAAANILSSGRLDPSFVISQFEGLSGDVHQAIEAADRSAQARYDETIRVTVTSGAAGAGLTLVLALLLALYSVSRPLGRAVRALTRLADGELGIAIHGVERRDEIGATARAVMVFQRAMNEAERLRAEQDRLQAAAEADKRLTLERLADSLKAEIADVVQSVGTAAAHMRRTADELAAVAGTANRRSTDAAGSAGQAARSVDVVAEVAEQLSASIRDIGERVVASERIAANAVTGARRSEEAMDELLKAAERVGEVVRLIDSIAGRTNLLALNATIEAARAGEAGKGFAVVAQEVKALARQTSDAILGVERHIEDIRAAAAKAAEAIHGVGSVIASMSEISGAISVAVTEQSQATQEIAESASRAASGAGDVRTIIDDVIDGANETGTIADLVLAAANGLVGESTRLGAAVDSFVHKVRSAG
- a CDS encoding PDR/VanB family oxidoreductase, encoding MMELLVTRVRLIAEDIRLFELTRPDGGPLPAFTAGAHIDVRVADGLVRQYSLCNSPEERHRYVIAVLRDPASRGGSIAMHDRVQEGDRLEVGEPRNLFPLNETAGKTLLFAGGIGITPILCMAERLVTLGRPFDLHYAARTRNRMAFRERFIAPPFAGRSWLWFDDAPATERLDARRILADPAADAHLYVCGPAPFIAHILETATAQGWAEERLHREYFGAAPAPAVSQDGAFEVEIASTGAVYRVGPEERVIDVLAGQGIEIPVSCEQGVCGTCVTPVLSGIPDHRDLFLTEAERAANDRFTPCCSRARSGRLVLDL
- a CDS encoding response regulator transcription factor; amino-acid sequence: MTDPKPAGMAGHDQAGALRPRVILVEDDGDLRESIEEYLKLTGFTTIGVGTALEFFQALATMDIDVAVIDVGLPDQEGFEIASLLRRRREIGVVMLTARGASEDRIKGFQSGADLYFVKPVDCRELAAALLNLVGRLPRRTAAASESPASGRVAAVESPAADAWVLDHVDWLLRDPRGRTVQVTSSEMRLLDAMLLEPGATVSRGALLVALGYREDESGNRSLDVLVSRLRRKIEITMGGKAPIQTVHNRGYLFSAPVLEIGGPDKAVDRTRPQ
- a CDS encoding NAD-dependent epimerase/dehydratase family protein; the protein is MKRIVITGANGFVGRALTRRLLVDGTVEALTLVDLTLDDRMADDPRVRRVTGSIAEDGVLATALEDGCDAVFHLASIPGGAAERQYELGLDVNLQATLELLELLRRHAVANPDLPPARLVFTSTIAVYGSPLPALVDDATPLRPSLSYGAQKLAAEVLLRDYARRGWVDGCALRLPGIVARPPAPNGLLSAFMSEIFWTLSEGRPFVCPVSPRAVAWWMSVGACVDNLLHAAALPSSVLAARREFTLPVLRLSIAELVDGLAAMFGEDRRGLISYAPDPALEAGFGAYPPLDATAAQAAGFRHDGEVSRLIRRALQS
- a CDS encoding sulfatase-like hydrolase/transferase: MATQTGTKPNIILLTLDEMRFPSEFPNGVQSAGEFLAKYMPYTHRMLWEKGVKFSNYQTAAADCTPSRGVMATGLYAQQTWLMLTRANMFNAQSTAAPQPSLETAFPTYGKLLREQGYDTPLIGKWHMSNYPAGPTSAAAYDYLEPYGFEGLTMPDPLGQPGQGSGATVASPPPVGADPVLSDANIVAQANYWLKSRSSSGNQKPFCLTVGLVNPHDKQFFWAGIEGAVYQEQYKKAGKTAPVAYTGIVAGQSDPPDYGYQLPANWQPADALLESGVKLPRLGRDFFSYVMTGDVSDDPNQTDFTMAPTPVTDSVVPYAPFGYWTKALDMYTWAMNQVDIQIGQLIGNLPEDLAANTVIVFTSDHGEYASAHGLQGKGFSVYKECLNVPLIVVDPRPDGVVSAPDIIREQLASSVDLVPLLVSIARDGTEWMQEEPYKALYGTRARLLDILRDPGAPGRKYALYTTDEAFPTSYNYLNAPFHAIGVVTQQGKLGTYAFWDPSTNGGQPLKAGQEVEYYDYTAPDGKLEMTSTADSPAARELLHTLMTTLLPDELQAPLPEQYQAAQQNALDAYWKYVKGIDAVSMIGGRSS
- a CDS encoding sensor histidine kinase, which encodes MRRGVVIGLLVGPLAVALTVVLAAPWLVRAVPVDPPPPAAPLTVRGEDQSLSLAGHLEVLSDPGGGLGLDDLRSGPAAGSFRPIPGFLAHGFVSGATWVRIRLRYSPSDTAPAASPSAAPAAIDRLLEMKPPYLNELRVYAPAGDDDGAFVETVLGDGLPYAGRPIPFPSLVVPVTLRSGRETVILIRIATARTTALSLRLWSPSAFMTHATLDLSVLGAWFGIAVMIGTINLVFWLWLRDRVYGWYGLYVLAMLAGNLPVSGMLFLLWPSGAHRIADWLIGTALCAVLLFGALFTGALFDLRRGNPVLRGTITVMVAVGLAGTLVALAGQYAAIGAVIQFVAAMLFILAALLSLRLALRGHRQARLWLLAFLLPLVGGVMLLLRNVGLLPMIESIEYGNMAGALFHMLLMTLSLAQRVKQAERDWREAQQAALAAARDAEEHAQTLAAGRTRQLMEATHQLEEALMAERQAARDRTQFVDMISHEYRTPLSVISASLDVLALRIGSDMDGVDRSGLERPLARMRRAVHRLVEIVDVGLQRARIDVDGLAATRKPMALSECLDEALSIVRSHSPDRVIVLTEGQPMEDRATDGWAMDERPVGGGAADVMLLADRPLLTTVFVNLLDNALKYSPADRPVRIGVTMAEGWLRVEVNDRGMGIAEADLPRVFGKFFRSQQAQSMPGTGIGLALARRIVELHGGRLSLASRIGVGTTATVEIPALDMGAAGAPAVTGES